The following are from one region of the Polyangiaceae bacterium genome:
- a CDS encoding VCBS repeat domain-containing M23 family metallopeptidase produces the protein MRFLLLCLGLTLLAFDAHAVGFRRPIETPAGVSAYRDHAGPGVKLDWACGTHTYDGHHGTDIAIGGFAVMDSGSRAIYAAADGVVVYASDGCWDRCTSGACGCGGGCGNYVKVAHADGISTMYCHMKTGSVAVSVGQQVKCGQTLGRVGSSGNSTGPHLHFEPRVTANNASFEPFAGSCGSSGSWWLSQGSYNGLPGADCGCVPQPEVCNGADDDCDGKIDEDVTQPCGSDVGECELGTQTCQNGKWGECQGGVTPKLETCDERDNDCDGSVDDDEVCELEEAWQAATLDPGASTDVDGDGLSDACAIADGGLECHLASGNGFGAALPVDVQSSALDSPSVFSTLRSGDVTGDGRADLCLRTPEGVRCFAGSTTGVGKRFEGPPLSDGSGWSDARYFSTVRLADVDGDGRLDLCARGAAGLGCYPSTGFGFGAQQLLPALSDAAGFDDVNHYGTLRIGDVNGDGRADVCARGADGMSCWLSQAGGFSERVLGPAWSDATGWSDWHAWSTIRLADVDGDGRADLCARENQQFVCYLFDGAAFGTSIVGPPLPDAEWGRRDRFGSLLLADLNGDGAADLCGRGDTGIRCWLFSGNGFDVVVQGPSLTDADGWTEPSHYRTLRLADLDGDGRADLCGRKASGLTCWLFETGGFGREIAGPAWGDSQGFQAAERYHTIRVAGLAALPEGSSGSTPRPSTQDPEEPPPGCSCGAVPRSAPSPLLLLCALLLLLRRKRGTP, from the coding sequence GTGAGGTTCTTGCTCCTGTGCCTCGGGCTGACCCTGCTCGCTTTCGATGCGCACGCCGTCGGCTTCCGGCGGCCGATCGAGACGCCGGCGGGCGTCTCGGCCTACCGTGACCACGCGGGCCCGGGAGTGAAGCTCGACTGGGCCTGCGGTACGCACACCTACGACGGCCACCACGGAACGGACATCGCCATCGGCGGCTTCGCCGTGATGGACAGCGGCAGCCGCGCCATCTACGCCGCTGCAGACGGCGTGGTCGTATACGCGAGCGACGGCTGTTGGGATCGTTGCACCTCCGGCGCTTGCGGCTGCGGTGGCGGTTGCGGCAACTACGTGAAGGTCGCCCACGCCGACGGCATCTCCACCATGTACTGCCACATGAAGACGGGCAGCGTGGCAGTGAGCGTCGGACAGCAGGTGAAGTGCGGCCAGACCCTCGGTCGCGTCGGTTCGAGCGGCAACTCTACCGGCCCCCACCTGCACTTCGAGCCCCGCGTCACGGCCAACAACGCTTCGTTCGAGCCCTTCGCCGGCTCCTGCGGCTCGAGCGGGTCCTGGTGGCTGAGCCAGGGCAGCTACAACGGCTTGCCCGGAGCCGACTGCGGCTGCGTGCCGCAGCCGGAAGTGTGCAACGGCGCCGACGACGACTGCGACGGCAAGATCGACGAGGACGTGACGCAGCCCTGTGGCAGCGACGTGGGTGAATGCGAGCTCGGAACCCAGACCTGCCAGAACGGCAAATGGGGCGAGTGCCAGGGCGGCGTGACCCCCAAGCTCGAGACCTGCGACGAACGCGACAACGACTGCGACGGCAGCGTGGACGACGACGAGGTGTGCGAGCTGGAAGAGGCATGGCAAGCGGCGACGCTCGATCCCGGCGCCAGCACCGACGTCGACGGCGATGGGCTTTCCGACGCGTGCGCCATCGCCGACGGCGGCCTCGAGTGCCACCTGGCGTCGGGCAATGGCTTCGGCGCCGCGCTGCCGGTGGACGTGCAGTCCTCGGCGCTCGACTCGCCGTCGGTGTTCTCCACCCTGCGCAGTGGCGACGTCACGGGGGATGGGCGTGCGGACCTCTGCCTCCGCACTCCGGAGGGCGTGCGCTGCTTCGCGGGCAGCACCACCGGCGTTGGCAAGCGCTTCGAGGGGCCACCGCTCTCGGATGGCAGCGGCTGGAGCGACGCGCGCTACTTCTCCACCGTGCGGCTCGCGGACGTGGACGGCGACGGCCGCTTGGACCTGTGCGCGCGCGGCGCCGCCGGGCTCGGCTGCTACCCGAGCACGGGCTTCGGCTTCGGCGCGCAGCAGCTCTTGCCGGCGCTCTCCGACGCCGCCGGCTTCGACGACGTGAATCACTACGGCACGCTGCGCATCGGCGACGTGAACGGCGACGGCCGCGCGGACGTCTGCGCCCGCGGCGCCGACGGCATGTCGTGCTGGCTCTCCCAGGCCGGCGGCTTCAGTGAGCGGGTGCTCGGCCCGGCCTGGTCCGACGCCACCGGCTGGTCCGACTGGCACGCGTGGAGCACCATTCGCCTCGCCGACGTGGACGGCGATGGTCGCGCCGACCTGTGCGCGCGCGAAAACCAGCAGTTCGTCTGCTACCTGTTCGACGGTGCCGCCTTCGGCACCAGCATCGTCGGGCCGCCCCTGCCGGATGCAGAGTGGGGTCGCCGCGATCGCTTCGGCTCGCTGCTGCTCGCCGACCTGAACGGCGACGGCGCGGCGGATCTGTGCGGCCGTGGCGACACGGGCATTCGTTGCTGGCTCTTTTCCGGCAACGGCTTCGACGTCGTGGTGCAGGGCCCGAGCTTGACGGACGCCGACGGTTGGACGGAGCCCAGCCACTATCGCACCCTGCGCCTCGCGGATCTGGACGGCGATGGCCGCGCGGATCTGTGCGGCCGCAAGGCGTCGGGGCTCACCTGTTGGCTGTTCGAGACCGGCGGGTTCGGCCGCGAGATCGCCGGCCCCGCCTGGGGCGACAGCCAAGGATTTCAGGCCGCCGAGCGCTACCACACCATCCGCGTCGCGGGTCTCGCCGCCCTACCCGAGGGCAGCTCCGGCAGCACCCCGCGGCCCTCCACCCAAGACCCAGAGGAGCCCCCGCCCGGTTGCAGCTGCGGCGCGGTTCCGCGGAGCGCCCCGAGCCCGCTCTTGCTCCTGTGCGCGCTCCTCCTCCTCCTCCGACGCAAGAGAGGTACACCGTGA
- a CDS encoding LamG domain-containing protein: MKSFAIAALLVLSACSSSSDPAKSNPTPEDGGTTPLPAGKPVSAADFCDRVADVVCSSESECCSAGSAGWPGADDCVTKQVAACRGTIGDLVEDPRTGYDATAGGKVVAALEAAAKGCFAEPISVAQVTTAFKGTGELGANCTPESTSSHALMISALSCSTGSSCRLYLKGDGSPMGVCEERKDDSCSHAFDCPSNQWCDLPAGWKPGVWGECHPLRTDGWSCASDRECQSSFCDASRRCAPAGERRYCLSTPYDSAVKADAPLAYLRLGGSASDASGNGLSATQSGDPESVTPGALAEDDNPATHFDGADDQVSIAAGSFSDSNELSIELWFSRTESSLGQPLLAFGDDTVGGPVIAIDGEGAVTVTFADTDDNAHVLSSGDAHPGPDAWHHLLVSYDGLTATMLLDGKSVATLKEAFTVRLSGELHLGFAAPQSRFLGALDEVAIYPKALKDGRTLLHYQIGKKGPERTWPLFSWFE; encoded by the coding sequence GTGAAGTCCTTCGCCATCGCCGCCCTGCTCGTCCTCAGCGCCTGCAGCTCGAGCTCGGATCCCGCCAAGAGCAATCCAACGCCGGAAGACGGCGGCACCACACCGCTGCCCGCCGGCAAGCCCGTCAGCGCGGCGGACTTCTGTGACCGCGTCGCGGACGTCGTGTGCAGCTCCGAATCCGAGTGCTGCAGCGCCGGCAGCGCCGGCTGGCCCGGCGCCGACGACTGCGTCACGAAACAGGTGGCCGCCTGCCGCGGCACCATTGGCGATCTGGTCGAGGATCCGCGCACCGGTTACGACGCGACAGCGGGCGGCAAGGTGGTCGCAGCCTTGGAAGCGGCCGCCAAGGGCTGCTTCGCCGAGCCCATCAGCGTGGCGCAGGTGACGACCGCCTTCAAAGGCACCGGAGAGCTCGGCGCCAACTGCACGCCGGAGAGCACCAGCTCCCACGCCCTCATGATCAGCGCCCTTTCCTGCAGCACGGGCTCGAGCTGCCGGCTGTACCTCAAAGGGGACGGCTCACCGATGGGCGTGTGCGAGGAGCGCAAGGACGACAGCTGCTCCCACGCCTTCGACTGTCCCTCGAATCAGTGGTGCGATCTGCCCGCCGGCTGGAAGCCGGGCGTGTGGGGAGAGTGCCACCCATTGCGTACGGACGGCTGGAGCTGCGCCAGCGACCGCGAATGCCAGAGCTCCTTCTGCGACGCCTCCCGCCGCTGCGCGCCCGCCGGGGAACGCCGCTACTGCCTGAGCACGCCCTACGACTCGGCCGTGAAGGCCGACGCGCCCCTCGCGTACCTGCGCCTTGGCGGCAGCGCGAGCGACGCCTCCGGCAACGGGCTGTCCGCCACTCAGAGCGGCGACCCCGAAAGCGTCACTCCCGGCGCGCTGGCAGAGGACGACAATCCCGCCACGCACTTCGACGGCGCCGACGACCAAGTGAGCATCGCCGCCGGCAGCTTCTCCGACTCCAACGAGCTGTCCATCGAGCTGTGGTTCTCGCGTACGGAGTCTTCCCTGGGGCAGCCGCTGCTCGCCTTCGGGGACGACACCGTCGGTGGTCCGGTGATCGCCATCGACGGCGAAGGCGCCGTCACCGTCACCTTCGCGGACACCGACGACAACGCCCACGTGCTGAGCTCCGGGGACGCCCACCCGGGTCCGGACGCTTGGCATCATTTGCTGGTGAGTTACGACGGCTTGACCGCCACGATGCTGCTCGACGGCAAGTCCGTCGCCACGCTGAAGGAAGCCTTCACGGTGCGCCTGAGCGGTGAGCTGCATCTCGGCTTTGCCGCGCCACAATCCCGTTTTCTGGGCGCTCTCGACGAGGTCGCGATCTACCCCAAGGCCCTGAAAGACGGCCGTACGCTGCTCCACTACCAGATCGGCAAGAAGGGTCCGGAGCGGACTTGGCCGCTTTTCTCGTGGTTCGAGTAA
- the clpS gene encoding ATP-dependent Clp protease adapter ClpS: MPTRGPNDKPEHDGDLAVEERQKTKRPRKYHVVFHNDDYTTMEFVVHVLEKFFHKNETEATHIMLEVHHKGYGIVGVFTRDIAESKVEQVMAYAKKHGHPLRVTAEPADDGEEE; the protein is encoded by the coding sequence ATGCCCACACGCGGACCGAACGACAAACCAGAGCATGATGGCGACCTCGCCGTAGAGGAACGCCAGAAGACCAAGCGGCCTCGCAAGTACCACGTGGTCTTCCACAACGACGACTACACCACCATGGAGTTCGTCGTTCACGTGCTGGAGAAGTTCTTCCACAAGAACGAGACCGAGGCGACCCACATCATGCTGGAGGTCCACCACAAGGGCTACGGCATCGTGGGTGTGTTCACGCGGGACATCGCCGAATCCAAGGTGGAGCAGGTGATGGCCTACGCGAAGAAGCACGGCCATCCGCTGCGCGTCACGGCAGAGCCGGCGGACGACGGAGAAGAAGAGTGA
- the clpA gene encoding ATP-dependent Clp protease ATP-binding subunit ClpA, giving the protein MKVSAEVEIALSLALNEAQRRRHDLMTVEHLLYALLHDEGTAVVVRKSGGNVDAIKKALAKVLDEELPEVPEGRPVSPAPSRGFQRVLNRAAIHVESSGKEELTGKNLLVAIFAEVDSPAVAILADHGVTRYDVVSYISHGVSKDGEDDDLEPMTEGDEEGGDGEAEPVKDPLDKFAVNLNERAKEGGIEPLVGREKEIRRAIQVLARRKKNNPLFVGDAGVGKTAIVEGLAAKVVAKEVPSAIADAEIFALDMGSLVAGTKFRGDFENRVKAVIKALEKKPGAILFVDEMHTVVGAGAASGGSLDAANLLKPALASGKLRCIGATTFEEYRSHLERDRALARRFQKIEVLEPTLDETIEILKGLRPRYEEFHHVSYEDEALEASGKLAQKHLHDRKLPDKAIDLMDEAGADAKLEEGDGAVVGVDRIETVVARMAQIPPRQVSTDDKSALKSLEVDLKRVVFGQDRAMKELATAVKLSRAGLRPPDKPIGSYLFTGPTGVGKTEAARQLAKTMGIELVRFDMSEYQERHTVSRLIGAPPGYVGFDRGGLLTEAVAKTPHCVLLLDEIEKAHPDVFNVLLQVMDHGSLTDNNGKKSDFRHVVIIMTSNVGAADLARRPLGFGERSSAGGDEIAFKSTFSPEFRNRLDARISFDPLTPDVMERVVDKFILELDAQLAERDVTVSLTDRARLYLAEKGYDKDMGARPLARLIQDEIKRPLGDELLFGQLEHGGHVSVDYREGAIAFDVKGAEKKPKKKKEKA; this is encoded by the coding sequence GTGAAAGTCAGCGCCGAGGTCGAAATCGCCCTGTCCCTCGCCTTGAACGAGGCGCAGCGGCGCCGTCACGATCTGATGACAGTGGAGCACTTGCTCTACGCCCTGCTCCACGACGAAGGCACCGCCGTCGTCGTGAGGAAGAGCGGCGGCAACGTGGACGCCATCAAGAAGGCCCTCGCCAAGGTGCTCGACGAAGAGCTGCCGGAGGTCCCGGAAGGCCGCCCGGTGAGCCCCGCCCCCAGCCGCGGCTTCCAGCGCGTCTTGAACCGCGCCGCCATCCACGTGGAGTCCAGCGGCAAGGAAGAGCTCACCGGCAAGAACCTGCTCGTGGCCATCTTCGCCGAGGTCGATTCCCCCGCCGTGGCCATCCTCGCGGACCACGGCGTCACCCGTTACGACGTCGTGAGCTACATCTCCCACGGCGTCTCCAAGGACGGCGAAGACGACGACCTCGAGCCCATGACCGAGGGCGACGAAGAGGGCGGTGATGGCGAAGCGGAGCCGGTGAAGGATCCGCTCGACAAATTCGCCGTGAACCTCAACGAGCGCGCGAAAGAAGGCGGCATCGAGCCGCTGGTGGGTCGCGAGAAGGAGATCCGCCGCGCCATCCAGGTGCTCGCGCGCCGCAAGAAGAACAACCCCTTGTTCGTGGGGGACGCCGGCGTGGGCAAGACCGCCATCGTGGAGGGCCTCGCCGCCAAGGTCGTGGCCAAAGAGGTCCCCAGCGCCATCGCGGACGCCGAGATCTTCGCCTTGGACATGGGCTCCCTGGTGGCCGGCACCAAGTTCCGCGGCGACTTCGAGAACCGGGTCAAGGCGGTGATCAAGGCGCTGGAGAAGAAGCCCGGCGCCATCCTGTTCGTGGACGAAATGCACACCGTGGTCGGCGCCGGCGCTGCCAGCGGTGGCAGCCTGGACGCCGCCAATCTGCTCAAGCCCGCTCTCGCCAGCGGCAAGCTCCGCTGCATCGGCGCCACCACCTTCGAGGAATATCGCAGCCACCTCGAGCGGGACCGTGCGCTGGCGCGCCGCTTCCAGAAGATCGAGGTGCTCGAGCCCACGCTCGACGAAACCATCGAGATCCTCAAGGGCCTCAGGCCTCGCTACGAAGAATTCCACCACGTCAGCTACGAAGACGAAGCGCTGGAGGCCTCCGGCAAGCTCGCCCAGAAGCACCTGCACGATCGCAAGCTGCCGGACAAGGCCATCGACTTGATGGACGAAGCCGGCGCCGACGCCAAGCTGGAAGAGGGCGATGGCGCCGTGGTCGGCGTCGATCGCATCGAGACGGTGGTGGCGCGCATGGCGCAGATCCCGCCACGGCAGGTGTCCACGGACGACAAGAGCGCGCTCAAGAGCCTGGAAGTGGATCTCAAGCGCGTGGTGTTCGGCCAAGATCGCGCCATGAAGGAGCTCGCCACCGCGGTGAAGCTCTCCCGCGCCGGCCTCCGCCCCCCGGACAAGCCCATTGGCTCGTACCTCTTCACCGGACCCACCGGCGTCGGCAAGACGGAAGCCGCACGCCAGCTGGCCAAGACCATGGGCATCGAGCTCGTGCGCTTCGACATGAGCGAGTACCAGGAGCGCCACACCGTCTCCCGCCTGATCGGCGCGCCGCCGGGCTACGTCGGCTTCGATCGCGGCGGTCTGCTCACGGAAGCGGTCGCCAAGACGCCCCACTGTGTGCTCCTGCTCGACGAGATAGAAAAGGCTCACCCCGACGTCTTCAACGTGCTCTTGCAGGTGATGGACCACGGGTCACTCACCGACAACAACGGCAAGAAGAGCGACTTTCGCCACGTGGTCATCATCATGACCAGCAACGTCGGTGCCGCGGATCTCGCCCGCCGCCCGCTGGGCTTCGGCGAGCGCAGCAGTGCCGGTGGCGACGAGATCGCCTTCAAGAGCACCTTCAGCCCGGAGTTCCGCAATCGCCTGGACGCACGCATCTCCTTCGACCCGCTGACCCCGGACGTGATGGAGCGTGTGGTGGACAAGTTCATCCTCGAGCTGGACGCGCAGCTCGCCGAGCGCGACGTCACCGTCAGCCTCACGGATCGCGCGCGCCTCTACCTCGCGGAGAAGGGCTACGACAAGGACATGGGCGCTCGTCCCCTCGCCCGCCTGATCCAAGACGAGATCAAGCGCCCCTTGGGCGACGAGCTCTTGTTCGGCCAGCTCGAGCACGGTGGCCACGTCTCCGTGGACTACCGCGAAGGCGCCATCGCCTTCGACGTGAAGGGCGCAGAGAAGAAGCCGAAGAAGAAGAAGGAAAAGGCCTAA